The following DNA comes from Blattabacterium cuenoti.
AAAATTAGTAGATAAATTATAATTACAAGATAAATTTAATGTTTTCAAATAAAAAAGTAATTAAACATTACGCTAGAGTTTTTTTCGAATTTTCGAAAAAAAAAAATAATTTTTCTTTTAATAAAATAAAGAAAGCCTTTTCTTTATTTTGTCACAATATAGATATTAAGAGAATTATTCTTTCTTCGTTATTAAATTCTGAAAAAAAAATAATCATCTTAAAGAAAATTTTTTATTCTTTTGATCCTTTTATTTTTCAATTTATACAATTGTTAATTCTACATGAAAGAGAATTTCTATTAAGAGAAATTTTTTTAGAATATATCAATATATATGAAGAAGAGAAAAAAGGATTTACAAAATGTACTATCATTTCAGCTATTCCTTTAAGTATAGATATGAAAAAAGTAATTTCACATAAGATGAAAATTTTCACTAAAAAAAAAGAAATTCATATACTTAATCAAGTAGACCCTTCTATTATTGGAGGCTTCTTATTTCGTATAGGATACAAAGAATGGGATTTTAGTATTAAAAAACAATTTTTTTGTATTAAAAAAATATTTAAAAACTAAATAAAGTATTTATTTTAATGTCAGATTTAAAATATTCTGAAATATCTTCTATTCTTAAGGAAGAATTATCAAATTTTCAATTTGAATCAAAATTATCTGAATATGGGATTATTGTTCAAATAGGAGATGGTATAGTTAGATCGTTTGGGTTAAATTCTGCTTTTTATGGAGAATTAGTTGAATTCCATACTGGAATTAAGGGAATAGTATTTAACCTTGAAGAAGATCATGTTAGTATTGTATTATTGCATCCATCAAAAGATATTAAAGAAGGAGATCAAGTCAAAAGAACAGGAAAAGTTCTTTCTATAAAAGTAGGAGAAGGAATGTTAGGTCGTGTTATAGATATATTGGGAAATCCTATTGATGGAAAAGGACCTATAGAAGGAAAATTATTCGAAATGCCTTTGGAAAGAAAGGCTCCAGGTGTCATTTATAGAGAACCGGTTAAAGAATCTTTATATACTGGAATTAAATTTATAGATTCCATGATTCCCATAGGAAGAGGACAAAGGGAATTAATTATTGGAGATAGACAAACTGGAAAAACAACTATAGCTATAGACACTATTATCAATCAAAAAAAATTTTTTGAAGAAAATAATCCTGTTTATTGTATTTATGTTGCTATCAGCCAAAAAGGATCCACAATAGCAAGAATTACTCAAATTTTACAAGAAAAAGGAGCATTACCTTATACAACTATAGTAGCCGCTAAATCTTCTGAACCAGCTTCTATACAGGTTTATGCTCCATTTTCAGGAACTTCTATTGGAGAATATTTTCGTGATACTGGTCGTTCTTCTCTGGTGATATACGACGATCTTTCCAAACAAGCTGTTTCTTATAGAGAAATATCCTTATTATTACGACGTCCTCCGGGTAGAGAAGCTTATCCGGGAGATATTTTTTATTTACATTCTCGTCTATTAGAAAGAGCATCCAAAATTATAAAGGATCAAAATATGGCTGAAAAAATGAATGATCTTCCGGTTTCTATAAAAAAAGAAGTAAAAGGAGGAGGTTCTTTAACGGCTATTCCTATTATTGAGACTCAATCTGGAGATATATCTTCTTATATTCCTACTAATGTAATTTCTATAACAGATGGACAAATTTTTTTAGAAAAAGATTTATTTCATTCTGGGATTCGTCCTGCAATTAATGAGAGTATATCTGTTTCTCGTGTAGGAGGCGCTGCTCAAATTTCCTCCATGAGAAAAATATCTGGAACTCTCAAATTAGATCAAGCTCAATTTAGAGAATTAGAATCTTTTTCAAAATTTGGTTCTGAATTAGATCCGTCTACTATGGAAATTTTAAAAAAAGGAAAAATTAATATAGAAATATTAAAACAACCGGCTCATTCTCCCTATGATATAGCAGATCAAATTGCAATTATTTATGTTGGAACTAAAAATCTTATTAAAGATGTTCCTATTGATAAAATATCATCTTTTGAAAAGGAATATCTTTTTTATTTAAGAGAAAAACATGAAAATTTATTAATTTCTTTAAGAAATGGAATACTTGATGATAAAATATCCGAAATTTTAGATAAAATTGCATTAAAATTAAGTAGAAAATACATTTTATAAAATTTATGACTAATCCAAAAGAGATTAAAAGAAGAATATTATCCATAGAATCCGTTGTTAAAACAACAGAAGCTATGAAAATAACTTCTGTTGTCAAATTACGAAAGTCTAAAAATTTTCTTATACATGCGAAAACTTATTTAGAAAGTATAGAAATCCTTCTTTATAACGTTTTATTAACAGAAAAAAAAAATGATGATGATTATAAAAAATATTTTTTAGAAAAAGGGAATAAAAAACTATTTATTATATTTACTTCTGATAGAGGGTTATGTGGCTCTTTTAATTCTCTTATTTTTGAAAAAATAAATTCTTTTTTTAAAAAAAAAGAACATAATACACAATGTTTATTATTTTCAATTGGAAAAAAAGGATTTGATTTTATTAATAGAAAATACAGGATGTATCTATATGAAAATAATTGGATCAATTATGATAATTTCATAGAAAAAAGACTTTTATTTACACAGAAACTGATTACAGATTTTTTAAGAAAAAAGTTTTCCTTAATTTATTTAATATACAATAGTTTAAAAAAATCTCTATTTCAAGAAATAATTATAGAAAAATTTCTTCCAATTCATCATGATTTTAAAAAAAAAATACTAAAAATACCTCCTATTTTAGAACCTTCTAAAAAAAAGATTTTAGATCATTTAATTCCAAAATTATTAAATACAAAATTATTGAAAATTTTTCTGGAATCTACTTCCTCAGAACATACATCTCGTATGAGATCTATGCATAAAGCTACAGATAATGCATCTAATATTAAAAATAATCTAATATTAAACTACAATAAAGAAAGACAAACCACAATAACTAAAGAAATACTTGAAATAATCAGTGGATTAGAATCTTTAAATTAAAAAATTATGGAAAAAATGTTAACAGGAATTAGAAGTACAGGAACCCCTCATTTAGGAAATATTTTAGGTGTTATTATTCCATCAGTGTCTATTGCTAATAAAAAAAAAAAATATACTTCATTTATTTTTATAGCGGATTTACATTCTATGATTCAAATAGAAAATATAAAAGAAATAAAAGATAATACTTATCAAATTGCAGCAGCATGGTTAGCTTTTGGATTGAATACTAAAAATTGTTTTTTTTTCAAACAATCTGATATTTCTGAAGTTACTGAATTGGCTTGGTATTTTAGTTGTTTTTTTCCTTATCAAAGACTTACATTAGCTCATTCTTTTAAAGAAGAGATAAAAAAGGATAAAGGAAGAATTAGTGTAGGATTATTTACTTATCCTATTTTAATGGCTGCTGATATTTTACTTTATAATGCAGAAATCATTCCTGTAGGAAAAGATCAATTACAACATATAGAAATAACTCGTCGTATAGCCAGTCATTTTAATAAAAAAATAGGAAAAAAATTGTTTATATTACCTAATGCTTTTTTACAAAAGGAAACTATGTCTGTTCTTGGAACAGATGGAAATAAAATGAGTAAGTCTGGAAAAAATTGGATTAATATTTTCTCAGAAGAGAATATTTTAAAAAAACAAATTATGAGTATTCGTACAGATAGTAAATCTTTGGAAGAGAAAAAAGATCCTAAAACAAATTATATTATGTCTTTATTCAGAATGATAGCTAATTCAGAAAAAATAGATACGAAATATACAGAAGGAAGATATGGATATTTAGAGGCTAAAATAGGATTATATGAGCATATTATTCATAAATTTTCAAAAGAAAGAAAAAGATTTTTTTCTTTTATGAAAAAAAAATCTTTATTAGATGATATTCTTTATTCAGGAGCTAAAAAGGCAAAAAATATAGCAATGAAAAGATTGAATTATATAAGAAAAAATTTAAAATTCAATTCTATCATATAATGTCATCATGTCATCATTAAAATTATGGCAAATCTTTTGCTTATATAAATAGTCCATAGAATTATGTTAAAAATATTTTTACATTATTATTATGATGAATATAGATCAAAAAAATACTGAAAAATCAGAAGAATATTCTAATGATATCTCTGACTCTATTTCTAGTTCTGGATTATCTTCTTGTCCAGATAAAAAAATACATGATCCAATAAAAAAAAAAATAGATCTTTTAAAATTTAAAGAAGAATTAGAAAAAGAAAAAAATAAATTTTTACGTCTTTTTGCCGAATTTGAAAATTATAAAAAACGTATTCAAAAAGAAAGATTTGATATTTTTAGAACTATTCATGAACAAATTATTATAGATTTTATCCCAATTTTAGATGATTTTGAACGAAGTCTTAAAGAATTAATAAAATCAAAAGATGAATTTATTGTGAAAGGAGTTTCTTTAATACAAGAAAAATTTATTAAAATATTAAAAGAAAAAGGATTGAATAAAATAAAAATAAAAAAAGGAGATGATTTTAACACAGATTTTCATGAGGCTATAAGTCAAATTCCAGCTGTTAAAGAAGATTTAAAAGGAAAAATTATTGAAATAGTAGAAGCTGGATACATTCTTAAAGAAAAAGTTATACGACATGCTAAAGTCATTACCGGAAAATGATAATTTTAACAATTTCTTATCTTCATGGTGAAAAAAGATTATTACGACATTTTAGGAATTTCTAGAAGTGCTTCTACCGAAGAAATTAAAAAAGCTTATAGAAAATTAGCAATAAAATATCATCCAGATAAAAATTTAGATAATAAAAAGAAAGCTGAAGAAAAATTTAAAGAAGCGGCCGAAGCTTATGAAGTTTTAAGTAATTCAGAAAAAAGACAACGTTATGATAAATTTGGTCATTCTGGAGTAAAAGGAAGTAGTTCAGGTTCAGGGATGAATATGGAGGATATTTTTGCAAATTTTGGAGATATCTTTGCTGATGCATTTGGAGAAGGTTTTTCTAGCTTTGGTTTTGGAAAATCAACTAGACAGAATACTATTAAAGGAAGTGATCTAAGAATAAGAGTAAAATTATCGTTGGAAGAAATTGCTCATGGGGTAGAAAAGAAAGTCAAAGTTAAAAGACTAAAAGTAGCTAAAGGGATAAAATTTAAAAATTGTCCATCTTGCAATGGAATAGGTCAAACGATACGTATTACTAATACTATTTTAGGAAAAATGCAAACTACTTCTCTATGTAATACATGTTCTGGAACTGGAAAAAAAGTTGAAAATATACCTTATGGAGCAAATAAACATGGATTAATTAAAGAAGAAGAATTGGTAAATATAAAAATTCCATCAGGACTTACAGAAGGAATTCAATTAAAAGTTTCTGAAAAGGGAAATGAAGCTCCATTTGGAGGAGTTACTGGAGACTTAATTGTTTTAATTGAGGAAATTCCTCATCCTAAATTAAAAAGAGAAGGGATTAATCTTCATTATGACTTATATATATCATTTCCTGATGCAATATTAGGGGTTTTAAAAGAAGTTCCTACTATGAATGGAAAAGCTAGGA
Coding sequences within:
- the trpS gene encoding tryptophan--tRNA ligase — protein: MEKMLTGIRSTGTPHLGNILGVIIPSVSIANKKKKYTSFIFIADLHSMIQIENIKEIKDNTYQIAAAWLAFGLNTKNCFFFKQSDISEVTELAWYFSCFFPYQRLTLAHSFKEEIKKDKGRISVGLFTYPILMAADILLYNAEIIPVGKDQLQHIEITRRIASHFNKKIGKKLFILPNAFLQKETMSVLGTDGNKMSKSGKNWINIFSEENILKKQIMSIRTDSKSLEEKKDPKTNYIMSLFRMIANSEKIDTKYTEGRYGYLEAKIGLYEHIIHKFSKERKRFFSFMKKKSLLDDILYSGAKKAKNIAMKRLNYIRKNLKFNSII
- the atpA gene encoding F0F1 ATP synthase subunit alpha — encoded protein: MSDLKYSEISSILKEELSNFQFESKLSEYGIIVQIGDGIVRSFGLNSAFYGELVEFHTGIKGIVFNLEEDHVSIVLLHPSKDIKEGDQVKRTGKVLSIKVGEGMLGRVIDILGNPIDGKGPIEGKLFEMPLERKAPGVIYREPVKESLYTGIKFIDSMIPIGRGQRELIIGDRQTGKTTIAIDTIINQKKFFEENNPVYCIYVAISQKGSTIARITQILQEKGALPYTTIVAAKSSEPASIQVYAPFSGTSIGEYFRDTGRSSLVIYDDLSKQAVSYREISLLLRRPPGREAYPGDIFYLHSRLLERASKIIKDQNMAEKMNDLPVSIKKEVKGGGSLTAIPIIETQSGDISSYIPTNVISITDGQIFLEKDLFHSGIRPAINESISVSRVGGAAQISSMRKISGTLKLDQAQFRELESFSKFGSELDPSTMEILKKGKINIEILKQPAHSPYDIADQIAIIYVGTKNLIKDVPIDKISSFEKEYLFYLREKHENLLISLRNGILDDKISEILDKIALKLSRKYIL
- the atpH gene encoding ATP synthase F1 subunit delta, whose translation is MFSNKKVIKHYARVFFEFSKKKNNFSFNKIKKAFSLFCHNIDIKRIILSSLLNSEKKIIILKKIFYSFDPFIFQFIQLLILHEREFLLREIFLEYINIYEEEKKGFTKCTIISAIPLSIDMKKVISHKMKIFTKKKEIHILNQVDPSIIGGFLFRIGYKEWDFSIKKQFFCIKKIFKN
- the atpG gene encoding ATP synthase F1 subunit gamma, whose amino-acid sequence is MTNPKEIKRRILSIESVVKTTEAMKITSVVKLRKSKNFLIHAKTYLESIEILLYNVLLTEKKNDDDYKKYFLEKGNKKLFIIFTSDRGLCGSFNSLIFEKINSFFKKKEHNTQCLLFSIGKKGFDFINRKYRMYLYENNWINYDNFIEKRLLFTQKLITDFLRKKFSLIYLIYNSLKKSLFQEIIIEKFLPIHHDFKKKILKIPPILEPSKKKILDHLIPKLLNTKLLKIFLESTSSEHTSRMRSMHKATDNASNIKNNLILNYNKERQTTITKEILEIISGLESLN
- a CDS encoding nucleotide exchange factor GrpE codes for the protein MMNIDQKNTEKSEEYSNDISDSISSSGLSSCPDKKIHDPIKKKIDLLKFKEELEKEKNKFLRLFAEFENYKKRIQKERFDIFRTIHEQIIIDFIPILDDFERSLKELIKSKDEFIVKGVSLIQEKFIKILKEKGLNKIKIKKGDDFNTDFHEAISQIPAVKEDLKGKIIEIVEAGYILKEKVIRHAKVITGK
- a CDS encoding DnaJ C-terminal domain-containing protein yields the protein MVKKDYYDILGISRSASTEEIKKAYRKLAIKYHPDKNLDNKKKAEEKFKEAAEAYEVLSNSEKRQRYDKFGHSGVKGSSSGSGMNMEDIFANFGDIFADAFGEGFSSFGFGKSTRQNTIKGSDLRIRVKLSLEEIAHGVEKKVKVKRLKVAKGIKFKNCPSCNGIGQTIRITNTILGKMQTTSLCNTCSGTGKKVENIPYGANKHGLIKEEELVNIKIPSGLTEGIQLKVSEKGNEAPFGGVTGDLIVLIEEIPHPKLKREGINLHYDLYISFPDAILGVLKEVPTMNGKARIKIDPGTQSGKTLRLKNKGLPNIEGYGNGSLLIHVNVWTPKKINEEQRKFFEKMRKNENFFPHPENSEKSFFDRVREMFS